One region of Natronorubrum aibiense genomic DNA includes:
- the phoU gene encoding phosphate signaling complex protein PhoU, giving the protein MSRTEFQHQLEQLRSDVYEMGTLVCRRLRQALEAFETNDDALAADVITGDEEINDRYLELEQACVELFALQQPVAGDLRFVASSFKILTDLERIGDLAVNLGEYTRQTEYRRYSDIDIAYIGDRTVEMIEDAMAAYERGDATSTHEIAAADDNIDTLCEGASELVVRDLLEIETGTEFTENTDALLEDVSRMLLTIRDIERVGDHAVNIAARTRYMVDHDDELIY; this is encoded by the coding sequence ATGTCGCGAACCGAATTTCAACACCAACTCGAGCAACTGCGATCCGACGTCTACGAGATGGGCACGCTCGTCTGTCGGCGGCTTCGACAGGCTCTCGAGGCGTTCGAAACGAACGACGACGCCCTCGCGGCGGACGTCATCACGGGCGACGAGGAGATCAACGACCGCTACCTCGAGTTGGAACAGGCCTGCGTCGAGCTGTTCGCGCTCCAACAGCCCGTCGCGGGAGACTTGCGGTTCGTCGCGTCCTCGTTCAAGATCCTCACGGATTTGGAGCGAATCGGGGATCTCGCGGTCAATCTGGGCGAATACACACGTCAGACCGAATACCGCCGCTATTCGGACATCGACATCGCATACATCGGCGACCGAACGGTCGAGATGATCGAAGACGCGATGGCTGCCTACGAACGCGGTGACGCGACGTCGACACACGAAATTGCGGCGGCAGACGACAATATCGACACGCTGTGTGAAGGGGCAAGTGAGCTCGTCGTCCGTGACCTCCTCGAGATCGAGACGGGCACCGAGTTCACAGAGAACACCGACGCGCTCCTCGAGGACGTCTCGCGGATGTTGCTGACGATTCGCGATATCGAGCGCGTTGGCGATCACGCGGTCAACATCGCGGCGCGGACGCGCTACATGGTCGACCATGACGACGAACTGATCTACTGA
- the pstB gene encoding phosphate ABC transporter ATP-binding protein PstB, whose amino-acid sequence MGTDAQHEPPQSSSSDSSDAGAQTDGRMVSESDDRSHSESVALESRDLDVYYGDDQALRSIDMKIPEGQVTALIGPSGCGKSTFLRSINRMNDLIDVARVDGDLYFQGKNVYDDDVDPVALRRKIGMVFQKPNPFPKSIRDNVAYGLRVQGKDDGDVDEKVRTALERAALLEEVEDQLDSSGLDLSGGQQQRLCIARAIAPDPEVILMDEPASALDPVATSKIEDLIEDLSKEYTVVIVTHNMQQAARISDKTAVFLTGGELVEFDDTNKIFENPEHDRVEDYITGKFG is encoded by the coding sequence ATGGGAACCGACGCACAGCACGAGCCGCCTCAATCCAGTTCTAGCGACTCATCGGACGCGGGAGCCCAGACGGATGGGCGGATGGTCTCGGAGTCGGACGACCGATCACACTCGGAATCGGTCGCGCTCGAGTCCCGGGATCTCGACGTGTACTACGGCGACGATCAGGCGCTCCGGAGTATCGATATGAAGATTCCCGAGGGCCAAGTGACGGCACTCATCGGGCCCTCTGGCTGTGGGAAATCGACGTTCCTGCGGTCGATCAACCGCATGAACGACCTTATCGACGTCGCACGCGTCGACGGCGACCTCTACTTCCAGGGTAAAAACGTCTACGACGACGACGTCGATCCGGTCGCCCTGCGCCGGAAGATTGGCATGGTCTTTCAGAAACCGAACCCGTTCCCGAAGTCGATCCGGGACAACGTCGCCTACGGCCTCCGCGTGCAGGGGAAAGACGACGGCGACGTCGACGAGAAGGTTCGCACGGCACTCGAGCGTGCGGCGTTGCTCGAGGAAGTCGAAGACCAACTCGACTCGAGCGGACTTGACCTCTCGGGCGGACAACAGCAGCGACTCTGCATCGCTCGCGCGATCGCGCCCGACCCAGAAGTGATCCTGATGGACGAACCAGCGTCGGCGCTCGACCCGGTCGCAACCTCGAAGATCGAGGACCTGATCGAGGATCTCTCGAAGGAGTATACGGTCGTCATCGTCACCCACAACATGCAACAGGCCGCCCGAATCTCCGACAAGACAGCCGTCTTCCTGACTGGCGGCGAACTCGTCGAGTTCGACGACACGAACAAGATCTTCGAGAACCCCGAACACGACCGCGTCGAAGACTACATCACCGGCAAGTTCGGGTAA
- a CDS encoding phosphate uptake regulator PhoU, producing the protein METRKVQVTGGSTYTVSLPKTWALDNDVSSGTTVEIYSEDDMLFVTPQQDTTHQKGHLDVSTLEGEQLTRAVLTMYVSGFDIIELESSEISTAQRRSIRSAIQGLIGVEVVEEGTDSVVIQDLLDSSELSIVNAVTRMRLIATSMLEDAVRALVENDNEIAADVIDRDDDVDRLWLVVSRIFRATLRSPRAAEALGVSREDCFDYHSSARQLERVADHAVKISQLARKLGDVPEGVADALLELNADASAILEKSLDALFADDSDEAAQLGHDALESVLDIDEHTRTIDDMLRELDSVQAQSLGLILDSLSRSADYGGNIAETALQKAAPRP; encoded by the coding sequence ATGGAGACACGCAAGGTCCAGGTGACAGGTGGATCGACGTATACAGTGTCGCTTCCGAAGACGTGGGCACTCGACAACGACGTCAGCAGTGGCACGACCGTCGAAATATACTCCGAAGACGACATGTTGTTCGTCACACCACAGCAAGACACGACCCACCAGAAAGGTCACCTCGATGTCTCCACACTCGAGGGCGAGCAGTTGACGCGTGCCGTTTTGACGATGTACGTCAGCGGATTCGACATCATCGAGCTCGAGTCCAGTGAGATCTCGACGGCACAGCGACGGTCGATTCGCAGTGCGATTCAAGGGCTGATCGGCGTCGAAGTCGTCGAGGAAGGAACCGATAGCGTCGTCATCCAGGACTTGCTCGACTCTTCGGAGCTGTCGATCGTCAACGCCGTGACCCGAATGCGGCTGATTGCGACCTCGATGCTCGAGGACGCCGTCCGTGCGCTCGTTGAGAACGACAACGAGATCGCCGCCGACGTGATCGACCGCGACGACGACGTCGACCGGCTCTGGCTGGTCGTCTCGCGGATCTTCCGTGCGACACTGCGATCCCCCCGTGCCGCGGAAGCCCTCGGTGTCTCCCGCGAGGACTGTTTCGACTACCACTCGAGCGCCCGCCAACTCGAGCGCGTCGCCGACCACGCCGTCAAGATCAGCCAACTCGCGCGCAAACTCGGCGACGTCCCCGAAGGCGTCGCCGACGCACTGCTCGAACTCAACGCCGACGCGTCTGCAATCCTCGAAAAATCGCTCGATGCGCTGTTCGCCGACGACAGTGACGAGGCGGCACAGCTTGGGCACGACGCCCTCGAGTCCGTCCTCGATATCGACGAACACACCCGGACCATCGACGACATGCTCCGCGAACTCGACTCCGTACAGGCCCAATCGCTCGGTCTGATCCTCGATTCGCTCTCCCGAAGCGCCGACTACGGCGGCAACATCGCCGAGACGGCACTGCAGAAGGCCGCACCACGACCTTGA
- a CDS encoding DUF5787 family protein: MSEFAFELELCAHLEAHREGLVARQLGASVAEPGGRILDTVCLEPGPNFADRLELTSASIPDAAIESNVGTGRARYWKDAFDCHPDHARRATDRACEIGFFERDRRKGREYVRQVARYPDWYDRLVGIENKPDLGRPGDLEAQLRTDVSLALVDEIVLATESYVTRAHLHRIPDEVGVWRVHRDATADDDLEIDIVREPTPLPVDESGIEPLEYQPGRTDIAVVSPEAKAQRRRRIAERAYGKGWRTYGFPDCGACRAADSIGSTLPYCERYDRVVDASTECGPSCPGYEPGEVLKVDLEDERDRRTPWVADPAGKRRQQSGLDQFG; the protein is encoded by the coding sequence GTGAGTGAGTTCGCGTTCGAACTCGAGTTATGTGCCCACCTCGAGGCTCACCGTGAGGGGCTCGTCGCCCGCCAACTCGGAGCGAGCGTCGCCGAGCCCGGCGGGCGGATTCTCGACACCGTCTGTCTCGAGCCCGGGCCCAACTTCGCAGATCGCCTCGAACTAACGAGTGCGTCGATTCCCGACGCCGCGATCGAATCCAACGTCGGCACTGGCCGGGCACGCTACTGGAAAGACGCTTTCGACTGTCACCCGGATCACGCCCGTCGAGCCACCGACCGGGCCTGCGAGATCGGCTTTTTCGAACGCGACCGACGAAAGGGCCGCGAGTACGTCCGGCAGGTCGCGCGCTATCCGGACTGGTACGATCGCCTCGTCGGCATCGAGAACAAACCCGACCTCGGGCGACCCGGCGACCTCGAGGCCCAGCTACGAACTGACGTCAGCCTCGCGCTGGTCGACGAGATCGTCCTCGCGACCGAGAGCTACGTCACGCGGGCGCACCTCCACCGCATTCCCGACGAAGTCGGCGTCTGGCGCGTGCATCGCGACGCCACGGCGGACGACGACCTCGAGATCGATATCGTTCGTGAGCCGACGCCGCTGCCCGTCGACGAGTCGGGTATCGAACCCCTCGAGTACCAGCCGGGACGGACCGATATCGCCGTCGTCTCCCCCGAGGCGAAAGCCCAGCGACGGCGACGGATCGCCGAACGTGCCTACGGCAAGGGGTGGCGAACCTACGGGTTCCCCGACTGTGGGGCTTGTCGGGCCGCCGACTCGATCGGCTCGACACTACCCTACTGCGAGCGATACGACCGCGTCGTCGACGCCAGCACGGAATGTGGGCCGTCGTGTCCGGGCTACGAGCCCGGGGAAGTCCTGAAAGTCGATCTCGAGGACGAACGTGACCGACGAACACCGTGGGTGGCCGATCCGGCAGGCAAACGCCGCCAGCAGTCGGGATTGGATCAGTTCGGCTGA
- a CDS encoding RNA-guided endonuclease TnpB family protein, producing the protein MDELVETLRFRLHIESGERWRLKQARFDARPIANHTWAMRELGYSKTEIAKQVMPTENDFVKNNAQAVVWKACDAYDAYESALKKWRNSDNRDELPKPQPPSTDSWGAFPLVMNHGEGYELQVRDDNRVGYRISAQPYKEKVRGFLRGAKQDLDRVKHALDSASDLEVGRAEVVYREGVYYLHVPIRHPITIDAAEDAESVIAIDINERNITTTVLDRESRETLAQLAIDYGQVKQKRQRYYDIKRRCQEHGKHSEVHRIGNHVVNFTEWTLHRLSKVIEHYVQWFPNPVVVFESLDGIRNDIDYGSYMNRRLHKLPFQEFERQVTYKVHRHGAPVEHVDSEYNSQRCSMCGEKGSRNGGRFTCKNDTCALKQDHSDRNASVNAAVRWIAKTETGDDSHSSADNYRPRKTPPQVRVRRVGSGRHTTTSCGGVDVNRPTSSHEIASQGVLHS; encoded by the coding sequence ATGGATGAGCTTGTTGAGACGCTACGTTTCCGCCTCCACATAGAGAGTGGGGAGCGCTGGCGTCTCAAACAGGCTCGGTTCGACGCTCGGCCCATCGCTAATCACACCTGGGCAATGCGTGAACTCGGATACAGTAAGACCGAGATTGCAAAGCAAGTCATGCCGACCGAGAATGACTTCGTGAAAAATAACGCACAAGCCGTTGTGTGGAAAGCTTGTGACGCTTACGACGCGTACGAAAGTGCGTTGAAGAAGTGGCGTAACAGCGACAACCGCGACGAGTTACCGAAGCCACAGCCGCCGTCGACTGATTCATGGGGAGCGTTCCCGCTCGTTATGAACCACGGCGAAGGATACGAACTGCAAGTTCGTGACGACAACCGTGTTGGCTATCGCATCAGTGCCCAGCCATACAAGGAGAAGGTACGTGGGTTTCTTCGCGGGGCAAAACAGGATCTTGATCGCGTCAAGCATGCGCTAGATTCCGCGAGTGATTTAGAGGTGGGTCGGGCTGAGGTTGTGTATCGAGAGGGCGTGTACTACCTACACGTCCCGATACGACACCCCATCACAATTGACGCTGCGGAAGACGCAGAGTCAGTCATCGCCATCGACATCAACGAACGCAACATCACCACCACCGTTCTCGACCGAGAGTCGCGTGAAACGCTCGCGCAACTCGCCATCGATTACGGCCAAGTAAAGCAAAAGCGCCAGCGATACTACGACATCAAACGTCGCTGCCAGGAACACGGCAAACACAGCGAGGTTCACCGAATCGGGAACCATGTGGTGAACTTTACTGAGTGGACGCTACACCGACTCAGCAAAGTCATCGAACACTACGTACAATGGTTCCCGAACCCGGTTGTGGTGTTTGAGTCGCTCGATGGCATTCGCAACGACATCGACTACGGTAGCTATATGAACCGCCGATTGCACAAGCTGCCGTTCCAGGAGTTTGAACGGCAAGTCACGTACAAAGTCCACCGTCACGGCGCTCCGGTCGAGCATGTCGATTCCGAGTATAACTCACAGCGTTGCTCGATGTGTGGCGAGAAAGGCTCTCGGAACGGTGGACGGTTCACGTGCAAAAACGATACGTGTGCTCTCAAGCAAGATCACTCGGATCGAAACGCGTCGGTGAATGCTGCGGTACGATGGATTGCGAAAACAGAGACTGGCGATGACAGTCACAGCAGCGCGGATAACTACCGACCTCGCAAAACCCCGCCTCAAGTGCGGGTGCGCCGGGTCGGGTCGGGACGCCACACCACCACCTCTTGTGGTGGCGTGGACGTAAACCGTCCAACCTCATCCCACGAGATCGCCTCACAGGGAGTGCTTCACAGCTAA
- a CDS encoding amphi-Trp domain-containing protein has protein sequence MPEEVLFKSESNQSREEIASYLRKVADNLDSGNAISLKAGSESVTLNPPARPTFEVKAEREGPAGNMTERSIEFELEWDENDGEEGSGSGQLEIE, from the coding sequence ATGCCTGAAGAAGTCCTGTTCAAATCGGAAAGCAATCAGAGTCGAGAAGAGATCGCATCGTACCTTCGGAAAGTCGCGGATAATCTCGACAGCGGAAACGCTATCAGCCTGAAAGCAGGCTCCGAGTCTGTAACGCTGAATCCCCCTGCCCGACCAACCTTCGAGGTCAAAGCTGAACGCGAAGGCCCGGCTGGCAATATGACTGAACGAAGTATCGAGTTCGAACTCGAATGGGACGAGAACGACGGTGAGGAGGGTAGCGGAAGTGGTCAGTTAGAAATCGAGTAG
- a CDS encoding M20 family metallopeptidase: MTAIDDAIDPTETIDLLQELVRIESPYFEEDEIVDFVYEWLADNGLDPEYHPVSEPELTGYEGNNVIARLEGSDPDAPTLLLNAHVDTVQLVDGWDEDPLSGRLENGKCYGQGACDMKGGLAAAMVAFRALAEADVDLRGDVLFTAVVDEEGPYGLGTNQLLRDGLTDDCDAAIVTEPGPILAQSNLENPALLLGARGRFLYEITVHGRAAHGSKPETGTNAVVDAGKVATALSEMDVGSHPKLGAGSVCPLLIEGGSETLSVPDECRLLVDRHVVLGEGPEDVLEDARTVVDDLELDSEVEIGFRDAPASDVYCGPYLTDEDHPLVRSLEAGTESVTGTSPAIGYFSSIGDFNYLGHRADLPTVIIGPDGENIHGTGEFVYTDEVVDVARILVSSVAEFVGTA, from the coding sequence ATGACAGCTATCGACGACGCGATCGACCCGACGGAGACGATCGACCTGCTCCAAGAGCTGGTCCGAATCGAGAGTCCCTACTTCGAGGAGGACGAAATCGTCGACTTCGTCTACGAGTGGCTCGCGGACAACGGCCTCGATCCCGAGTACCACCCGGTCTCGGAGCCGGAGCTCACCGGCTACGAGGGCAACAACGTCATCGCCCGCCTCGAGGGCAGCGATCCCGACGCCCCGACGCTCTTGCTGAACGCCCACGTCGACACGGTCCAGTTGGTTGACGGCTGGGACGAAGACCCGCTCTCGGGACGACTCGAGAACGGGAAGTGCTACGGCCAAGGGGCTTGTGATATGAAAGGCGGGCTCGCGGCTGCGATGGTCGCGTTCCGGGCGCTCGCCGAGGCCGACGTCGATCTGCGCGGCGACGTGCTCTTCACTGCGGTCGTCGACGAGGAAGGCCCCTACGGCCTCGGGACGAACCAACTCCTTCGGGACGGGCTCACCGACGACTGCGACGCCGCGATCGTCACCGAACCCGGCCCCATCCTCGCTCAGTCGAACCTCGAGAACCCTGCACTCCTGCTCGGTGCTCGCGGCCGATTTCTCTACGAGATCACCGTCCACGGCCGCGCTGCACACGGCTCGAAGCCAGAGACGGGGACGAACGCCGTCGTCGACGCCGGGAAGGTGGCCACCGCGCTATCGGAGATGGACGTCGGCTCCCACCCGAAACTCGGCGCGGGCTCGGTCTGTCCGCTGTTGATCGAGGGCGGCAGTGAGACGCTCTCGGTCCCCGACGAGTGCCGGCTGCTCGTCGACCGGCACGTCGTCCTCGGTGAAGGACCAGAGGACGTCCTCGAGGATGCAAGAACCGTCGTCGACGACCTCGAACTCGACTCCGAGGTCGAGATCGGCTTCCGCGACGCACCCGCGTCGGACGTCTACTGCGGCCCGTATCTCACCGACGAGGACCACCCGCTCGTTCGCTCGCTCGAGGCCGGTACCGAGTCGGTCACCGGCACGAGCCCCGCGATCGGCTACTTCTCGAGTATCGGCGACTTCAACTACCTCGGCCACCGGGCCGACCTCCCGACAGTGATTATCGGCCCCGACGGCGAGAACATCCACGGAACTGGTGAGTTCGTCTACACCGACGAGGTCGTCGACGTCGCTCGTATCCTCGTCTCGTCCGTGGCGGAGTTCGTTGGAACGGCGTAG
- a CDS encoding APC family permease, whose translation MSTGNSKSDRSLSRDVGPFAAIATVVAGTLGAGLFVTLGTASSTTGPSVILIIALSGLIAMSIAVNYSWLATIFPAAGSTYSYVSRAFRNRLGGFVATWSLWLGYMAAVAVLAIGFGSYLQVFYAGIDPRLAGAGLIALLFLVNMLGIRRYSVSQNAIFILLVVSILVLVVPGSFTIEPANYTPFFTGGFDGALAAAVPLFYAYIGIAVAGEIGAEVKNPSRNLPLAMIGGTLILVTLYMWTAAVIYGVVGDYTVLANSDRPLATAAETFLPLNATAVVAFGGLLATASSVHAVMAAGIKLPYCWGWDEVFPARFSEVNERWQTPHWSLFTLFAVSIGLTFWTSGLDQVIAISTFSYLIAYGAASLTAMYVFVAKPTLRSKAAFDPGALLFVPGVIGLGGCLVLLSQAYQGSLSIFVPWLAIGLAVFGVYWYLGQQSGTDVDAILDTLPGVPTDEYDPNIRGDLESTDDSTTPDGHEPADD comes from the coding sequence ATGTCAACAGGTAACTCGAAATCCGATCGGAGTCTCTCGCGGGACGTCGGTCCGTTCGCGGCGATCGCGACCGTGGTCGCCGGGACGCTCGGTGCCGGACTGTTCGTCACGCTTGGGACCGCAAGTTCGACCACCGGTCCCAGCGTGATCCTCATCATCGCCCTCTCGGGACTCATCGCGATGTCGATCGCCGTCAACTACAGCTGGCTCGCGACGATCTTCCCCGCCGCGGGCTCGACGTACTCCTACGTCTCTCGAGCGTTTCGGAACCGGTTGGGCGGTTTCGTCGCGACGTGGTCGCTCTGGCTGGGGTATATGGCCGCCGTCGCCGTGTTGGCTATCGGATTCGGCAGCTACCTGCAAGTGTTTTACGCCGGCATCGATCCGCGACTCGCCGGTGCGGGGTTGATCGCGCTGCTGTTTCTGGTGAACATGCTCGGTATCCGCCGGTACAGCGTCTCGCAGAACGCGATCTTCATCCTACTGGTCGTCTCGATCCTGGTGCTCGTGGTACCGGGCTCGTTCACCATCGAGCCCGCGAACTACACCCCGTTCTTCACGGGTGGATTCGACGGTGCACTCGCCGCCGCAGTGCCGCTGTTTTACGCCTACATCGGGATCGCCGTCGCGGGCGAGATCGGTGCGGAGGTCAAAAACCCCTCGCGGAACCTACCGCTGGCGATGATCGGCGGGACGTTGATCCTCGTCACACTCTACATGTGGACCGCCGCCGTCATCTACGGCGTCGTCGGCGACTACACGGTCCTCGCGAACTCGGACCGGCCGCTGGCGACCGCTGCCGAGACGTTTCTGCCGTTGAACGCGACTGCCGTCGTCGCGTTCGGTGGCCTGCTCGCGACCGCCTCGAGCGTCCACGCCGTGATGGCCGCGGGCATCAAACTCCCCTACTGCTGGGGGTGGGACGAGGTGTTCCCGGCGCGGTTTTCCGAAGTCAACGAGCGCTGGCAGACGCCCCACTGGTCGCTGTTCACCCTCTTTGCCGTCTCGATCGGCCTCACCTTCTGGACCAGCGGTCTCGATCAGGTAATCGCGATCTCGACGTTTAGTTATCTGATCGCCTACGGTGCGGCGTCGCTGACCGCGATGTACGTCTTCGTCGCGAAGCCGACGCTGCGGTCGAAAGCCGCGTTCGACCCGGGTGCGTTGCTCTTCGTGCCGGGCGTGATCGGCCTCGGCGGGTGTCTCGTCTTGCTCTCGCAGGCCTACCAGGGCTCGCTTTCGATCTTCGTACCGTGGCTCGCCATCGGCCTCGCCGTCTTCGGCGTCTACTGGTATCTCGGCCAGCAGTCCGGCACCGACGTCGACGCGATCCTCGATACGCTGCCGGGCGTGCCCACCGACGAGTACGACCCGAACATCCGCGGCGACCTCGAGTCGACCGACGATTCGACCACCCCTGACGGCCACGAGCCGGCCGACGACTGA
- a CDS encoding helix-turn-helix domain-containing protein gives MPNSNTTDRIDVGSRLQLNIWHPDCWTLEVTANAAGGLLGHGVHQIDGMATGRFTAYARSTAELETLVDAIEASSLIDSVWSVDQHRATVAATPRTENATTGLIVQYDLANSINDALVSRGFIPDEPVRITDGREYWTVVTHEDRDTVRQKLDEIRDEQSASITVELMTALRNDVVSGMFRTDRLSERQREVFELARSRHYYRWPREVSAADLAAELDIAESTFLEHLRKAEAKLLDPPE, from the coding sequence TTGCCGAACTCGAACACCACCGACCGGATCGACGTCGGCTCGCGGTTACAACTCAACATCTGGCACCCCGACTGCTGGACGCTCGAGGTTACCGCGAACGCGGCCGGCGGACTGCTCGGCCACGGCGTCCACCAGATTGACGGCATGGCGACCGGTCGGTTTACCGCCTACGCGCGGTCGACGGCGGAGCTCGAGACGCTCGTGGACGCAATCGAGGCGTCGTCGCTGATCGATTCGGTCTGGTCGGTCGACCAGCATCGAGCGACGGTAGCGGCGACACCCCGGACGGAGAACGCGACGACCGGACTCATCGTCCAGTACGATCTCGCGAACAGCATCAACGACGCGCTCGTCTCCCGCGGGTTCATCCCCGACGAGCCCGTCCGCATCACTGACGGCCGCGAGTACTGGACGGTCGTGACCCACGAGGACCGGGACACCGTTCGGCAAAAACTGGACGAGATCCGCGACGAACAGTCGGCGTCGATTACGGTGGAACTGATGACGGCGCTTCGCAACGACGTCGTGAGCGGAATGTTCCGGACCGATCGCCTCTCGGAACGCCAGCGGGAAGTGTTCGAACTCGCCCGAAGCCGACACTACTACCGCTGGCCGCGGGAGGTCTCGGCCGCCGACCTCGCCGCGGAACTCGACATCGCCGAGTCGACGTTTCTCGAGCACCTCCGGAAGGCCGAGGCGAAGCTTCTCGATCCGCCGGAGTGA
- a CDS encoding MBL fold metallo-hydrolase translates to MRVTLLGTGDTTGTPTVGCDCDTCEMARERGVSRTRFSVHVENDRTGESLLIDFSPDFRAQFLRDDVALPDAAVVTHIHFDHLDGLGNVFRVFDSLSVYAADETDPKTGNSVAETVSNDYHYLDMLEVHPTTPLEPVRICGFDVTLVPVDHPPLVCYGVAVEDPKTGAKLSLSGDTSYDISDPSRAVLADPDLLLADAIVPAHLCEYHPLGGRHENEAGVPRTFGTKHMTREGALELADDLNAERTRLVHLAHYYPADEAFEEPLAVDGEQYDL, encoded by the coding sequence GTGCGCGTAACGCTGCTCGGGACGGGCGATACGACCGGGACGCCGACCGTCGGCTGTGACTGTGACACCTGCGAGATGGCCCGCGAGCGCGGCGTTTCTCGAACCCGGTTTTCGGTCCACGTCGAGAACGACCGCACCGGCGAGTCGCTGCTGATCGACTTCAGCCCGGACTTTCGCGCGCAGTTTCTGCGCGACGACGTAGCCCTCCCCGACGCCGCCGTCGTCACCCACATTCACTTCGACCACCTCGACGGGTTGGGCAACGTCTTTCGGGTGTTCGACTCGCTGTCCGTCTACGCGGCCGACGAAACCGACCCCAAGACGGGCAACAGCGTCGCCGAAACCGTCAGCAACGACTATCACTACCTCGATATGCTCGAGGTCCATCCGACGACGCCGCTCGAGCCGGTGCGAATCTGTGGGTTCGACGTAACGCTGGTGCCGGTCGACCACCCGCCGCTCGTGTGTTACGGCGTCGCGGTCGAAGATCCCAAGACAGGTGCGAAGCTGTCGCTCTCCGGCGACACGAGCTACGACATCTCAGACCCCTCCCGCGCGGTGCTCGCCGATCCCGATCTGTTGCTCGCGGATGCGATCGTCCCCGCGCATCTCTGTGAGTACCATCCGCTGGGCGGTCGCCACGAGAACGAGGCCGGCGTCCCCCGAACGTTCGGGACGAAACACATGACGCGAGAGGGCGCCCTCGAGTTAGCCGACGACCTGAACGCCGAGCGGACGCGATTGGTCCATCTCGCCCACTACTATCCGGCCGACGAGGCGTTCGAAGAGCCGCTGGCGGTCGACGGCGAGCAGTACGATCTCTGA